The proteins below are encoded in one region of Williamsoniiplasma luminosum:
- the ruvA gene encoding Holliday junction branch migration protein RuvA, whose translation MDYLIGKVIKIQNEEIILENNNQGFKFIFINLKNEKIIVGENIKLYVVDFETEFQKYSYGFLDEKLRDAFNDLVQIRTVGPKTAVNILEKFELDVWMQIIEKQDFEKILSIRGIGTFTAKNILFELNKKYFNYEFNNKQLDVYNALEKMGYKKKEIFSVIKLIDPKLSLDELLKNSLKKLSQLNYEQL comes from the coding sequence ATGGATTATTTAATTGGAAAAGTAATAAAAATACAAAATGAAGAAATTATTTTAGAAAATAACAACCAAGGTTTTAAATTTATTTTCATCAATCTGAAAAATGAGAAAATTATTGTTGGTGAAAATATTAAATTATATGTTGTTGATTTTGAAACGGAATTTCAAAAATATAGTTATGGGTTTCTTGATGAAAAATTGAGAGATGCTTTTAATGATTTAGTACAAATCAGAACTGTGGGGCCGAAAACGGCTGTCAATATATTGGAAAAATTCGAATTGGATGTTTGAATGCAAATTATCGAAAAACAAGATTTTGAAAAAATCTTGTCAATCAGAGGGATTGGAACTTTTACTGCAAAAAATATTTTGTTTGAATTAAACAAAAAATATTTTAATTATGAATTTAACAACAAACAATTGGATGTTTACAATGCTTTAGAAAAAATGGGTTATAAAAAGAAAGAGATTTTTTCAGTGATTAAGTTAATTGATCCTAAACTAAGTTTAGATGAATTATTAAAAAATAGCTTGAAAAAATTATCACAGTTAAATTATGAACAACTTTAG
- the ruvB gene encoding Holliday junction branch migration DNA helicase RuvB produces MNNFRPETWAEYFGQKKIIQNLKVFVNSAIKQKKVLDHIVISGSSGMGKTSLAFLLAKILKVKMHYLNGPSLQKQSDLVSVLSFIKENDILFIDEVHALSKELLEVLYPILEDGKLNVIIGKEYNSKIINLKIPDFTLIVATTEISRLADPFLNRFPIKFELDNYNLNEIEDLIMINAQKLNLNFAPSCSKILANHSRSTPRIAINLLKRIHDFVINDDKDLVDEKYLHDILHRMEIYPKGLILNDIKYLNYLNSHKILGLNNMSQYLNLNQDHILHFIEPLLIRNSFIIRTPKGRVITEQGIEYIKNISYLK; encoded by the coding sequence ATGAACAACTTTAGACCAGAAACATGGGCTGAATATTTTGGCCAAAAAAAAATTATTCAAAATTTAAAAGTTTTTGTTAACTCCGCGATTAAACAAAAAAAAGTTTTGGATCATATAGTTATATCTGGTTCAAGTGGGATGGGTAAAACCTCATTAGCCTTTTTATTAGCCAAAATTTTAAAAGTTAAAATGCATTATTTAAACGGACCAAGTTTGCAAAAACAAAGTGATTTGGTTTCTGTCTTATCTTTTATTAAAGAAAATGACATTTTATTTATTGACGAAGTTCATGCTCTATCTAAAGAATTATTAGAAGTGCTATATCCGATTTTAGAAGATGGAAAATTGAATGTAATCATTGGAAAAGAATACAATTCAAAAATCATTAATTTAAAAATACCTGATTTTACTTTAATTGTTGCAACAACAGAAATTAGCAGATTGGCCGATCCATTTTTGAATCGATTTCCAATTAAATTTGAATTGGACAATTATAATTTAAATGAAATTGAAGATTTAATCATGATTAATGCACAAAAACTAAATTTAAATTTTGCACCATCATGTTCAAAAATTTTGGCTAATCATTCAAGAAGCACACCAAGAATTGCAATTAATTTATTGAAACGAATTCATGATTTTGTTATTAACGATGATAAAGATTTAGTTGATGAAAAATATTTACATGACATTTTACATAGAATGGAAATATATCCCAAAGGTTTAATTTTGAATGATATTAAATATTTAAATTATTTAAATTCGCATAAAATTTTAGGTTTAAATAACATGTCTCAATATTTAAATTTAAATCAAGATCATATTTTACATTTTATTGAACCTTTGTTAATTAGGAATTCATTCATAATTAGAACACCAAAAGGAAGAGTTATAACCGAGCAAGGAATTGAATACATAAAAAATATAAGTTATTTGAAATAA
- the rpsU gene encoding 30S ribosomal protein S21 yields MASITVHEGEPIEKALKRFQKVASANKAEARKREYHLSKKEKRIYKQKQNRKYK; encoded by the coding sequence ATGGCATCAATTACAGTCCACGAAGGTGAACCAATTGAAAAAGCGTTAAAACGTTTCCAAAAAGTAGCATCTGCTAATAAGGCAGAAGCTCGTAAACGAGAATACCACTTAAGTAAAAAAGAAAAACGTATTTACAAGCAAAAACAAAACCGTAAATACAAATAG